The window aGCCAGCTACTTTTATCAAAACTATGCCgtttcattctttaaaaaaaattattaatgctgATCAAACTAAGAATAAAAAGGATCTGACTAGGTCAATCAGATCACGAGTCAATTTATCAAGTCATATTCACATAAAATTACTCTTTTTCAAGtcagattaatatttttccaaGTTCAAATTGGATTCATTTCATCAACTATTTGttataaaatgatgattttgtagATTGAATTTGATTCACCAACGGGTAACGACCCAGTAGTTTTAAACCTAAGCACGATGGGGAAAGGAGAAGCATGGGTGAACGGACAAAGCATTGGACGTTACTGGCTTTCCTTTCTCACTTCTAAAGGGCAGCCTTCACAGACATTGTAAGTATCTCTTCATGTTCTGtccaaataaatttgttttcaagaGTAATATTTTTCAGGAAATTTCCTCAGGgccaaaaaagacaaaaaaaaccagTTCATGCATGAACCTGTGTTTAAGATTTTGCTAAAACAAACAATCGGGCTCTATATAAGGACTCTATTGATTATTCTTGTTAATATTAGGTACCATATACCTCGGGCATTTCTTAACAGTGCAGGGAACCTGCTGGTGTTGCTTGAGGAATCTGGAGGGGATCCTCTCCACATTTCATTAGACACTGTTTCAAGAACAGGATTACAAGAACACGCTTCCCGTTATCACCCTCCACAGTAATTCTATGCTGTGCAGACTTCTTTTAGATTATCTCACAGTTTGATCTTATTTCGCTGTTAATCAGTATTTATAAAATAGTCATAACTAGTAATCATTCCATTTTTCTTCGTTCCCTCTacgtttggtttttttttttttttttttttttgcaagccAAATTCATGAACAAGTTGAGGTCAATATCTCATATagccttttcattttattaattgtttggTAGCGTGGCAAAGTTTgacttttaaagtatttttttgttgggaattatattaaaatattttttaatttcaacatattaaaacaaataaaaaatattaaaaataattaatttaaaactaaaaaatttaaaaatataattctacCTTGATACCAAACAGGAATATTAAAATCTTGTCAATCTCGTTAATTAACCAATTTCAACTTTGGTACGGTCAAATTGGATGCATCTAATCTTTTTTCTTAAGTGGCTACCCTCTTCCTCTTACTAATCTCTTAGTTTAAGATTCCGGACGGAAGTGtagtaacaattattttttaaaatattttttatattaaaataatatattttttattttttaaaattttttaagatcagcacatcaaaacaatctaaaatataaaaaaattaatttttaataaaaaaaataattttttaaaaaatacaggtAAAACCGTGTTTCCAAACACAACACAACATTCTACATTCTTCGTTTCTTCATGCCCTCTCACAAACAAATTTTAGACCttcccttatatatatatatatatatatatatatatatatatatatatatatatatcttacacacacacacacacacacacacacacacatcaatCAAAAATTAACGGATTGTTTGATTGgtataaatcaaaagttttagaATGATTTGAGATACCATTGTACTCGAGGAGGCGAACAAATTTTACCCTGATCTCGAAGATAaagattattgttgtttatttgcCCAACCATGCAGTCCTGGCCTAGGAGTGTTTGTGATGGTAATaataggtttgtttttttagaaatgtattaaatattattattattattattttaaaaaaattatttttgacactaatatattatatcaataaaaaatatatataaaaagaaattttagtaaaaaatattattttttctaaaaagtacTACCTAACCGTAGAACCAAACACCCCTGACCAGTACAGTTGGGCTATTCAATGTCCGCaccatgatttaattttttgtatgtattttcttttgatttttttcttgattctattGTTTAGTGTTggaattttatagatttttatgtttaattttattttttaatatttaattaatttttaactggttttcattttttttttatcataacaaaataaaataaattttttagttttttcgatttcaaatttataaaaccgaaccagtcgctttttaaaaattataattgatttttttttatgatttggtttttttaattattttttaactcaacCCTACTTATAAACTAATAACACacgaatattattttttaaccaaaattgaAGTCATGAAAATCCCAAAATTAACGTGACATTTATCGGAGATATTTTGAACTCAAGCGAGGATCGATGTCGAAGGCCATACATACATTGCCACATATTCTTCTCCTACTGGACCCCAAGGAAGTGAATCCAAGGAGCTGAGTGTATCCCACAGAGAAGAAAGGAAGagttagttattattattatttttattattattattttttgttgtaccAGGTATCCTCCTCCACGTCTCGGCTCGAGACtaatcctttttattattattattttttaaattgtttttttatatgttaaactaatattttttattttaaaaaaattattttaatattaactaatcaaaataatatcaaaatatcaaaagaaattaatttaaaatatataaattgtttttttgaaaagcacAGAAATACAATTATTAATATTGCCTCAATATCAAAACAAACGGTGGCAGTTATAAAGACAACCCGACCCCACACGACCCCTGGACGTCACTTATTCTTCAGCTTTCCTTCTCTATCTTTAATGCTTTAATTGCGAATTGAAGGCAACAAAATGGATGCCTCATCTTCCTCTTTCCTCTCTGCAATCCAAGCTTCAAAGCTCCTCACAGGTGCCGTGGCAATGGCCATTCCTAAATCTGCTGTCACAACTACACCATCATTTCTATCTCGTCATCCTCCTCCCCTCATTGTATCATCAGTTAGGATTGAAGAAAAAACCCACAACTCGATCACAAGACCTACCACCAGCAGAACTTCACGCCCTGCATCATCAACGACAGCCTTGCCTGCTGcaacaaaatcatcaacaacaaggaAATCTCCTGCAAATGATAGACGAGTTGTAGAGCCAAACCAGCCCACTATGATGTTCAATGTACTGGAAGACGTCATCAACAACTTCATAGACCCTCCGCTTCGGCCATCAGTTGATCCTAGATACGTACTCAGTGATAACTTTGCTCCAGTTGATGAACTACCTCCAACTGAGTGCGAGGTAATCCAAGGATCTCTACCATCATGCCTTGATGGTGCGTACATCCGCAATGGCCCTAATCCTCAGTACCTCCCTCGAGGACCTTACCACTTATTCGATGGGGATGGCATGCTTCACTCCATCAGGATCTCCCAAGGGAAAGCCACTCTTTGCAGTCGCTACGTCAAGACTTACAAATATACATTGGAGCGTGATGCTGGGGCTCCGCTTCTTCCAAATGTCTTCTCTGGATTCAATGGACTCGCTGCCTCCGCAGCTCGCGGCGCTCTGTCTGCTGTTCGAATTCTAGCTGGCCAATTCAATCCAGCTAACGGTATTGGTCTAGCAAACACTAGCTTGGCTTATTTTGGCAACCGACTGTACGCACTTGGCGAGTCGGATCTACCCTACGCTGTGCGTTTGACATCCAATGGAGACATAGAGACGCTGGGTCGTCATGATTTTGATGGGAAGCTGCTGATGAGCATGACTGCTCACCCCAAGACAGACTTGGAGACAGGGGAGGCCTTTGCTTTCAGATATGGCCCCGTCCCTCCATTTCTAACATACTTTCACTTCGATAAAAATGGAAATAAACAACCAGATGTTCCCATATTTTCCATGACGAGACCTTCTTTCCTCCATGACTTTGGAATTAGCAGCAAATACGCTATATTTGCCGACATACAGATTGGGATGAACCCCATGGAAATGATATTTGGAGGAGGCTCACCTGTGGGTTCGGACCCAGCCAAAGTACCTAGGCTTGGAATCATCCCTCGATATGCAAAGGATGAGTCAGAGATGAAATGGTTCGATGTGCCAGGTTTCAACGTCATACACGCAATCAACGCATGGGATGAAGAAGATGCCATAGTCATGTTAGCACCAAACATTTTATCAGTAGAACACACACTGGAGCGAATGGACCTTATCCATGCCTTGGTTGAGAAAGTGAGAATAGACTTGAAAACAGGCATAGTTACCAGAAACCCAGTTTCAGCTAGAAACCTGGACTTTGGGGTGATTAACCCAGCTTATTTgggaaaaaagaacagatttgtGTATGCAGCAATAGGTGACCCTATGCCAAAGATATCAGGGGTGGTGAAGCTGGATGTTTCCAAAGGAGAGCGGCAGGAATGCACGGTGGCTAGCAGGATATATGGGCCAAGATGCTATGGCGGAGAGCCTTTCTTTGTAGCAAGGGAGCCTGAGAATCCAGAGGCAGAGGAAGATGATGGGTACGTGGTGTCATATGTTCATGATGAGATGGCAGGAGAGTCCAAGTTCTTGGTGATGGATGCAAGATCACCCGATCTTGATATTGTGGCTGCCGTAAAGTTACCTCGGCGGGTTCCTTACGGCTTCCATGGACTTTTTGTGAAGGAAAGCGACCTGAAAAACCTCTAGCTAACAACCAGAAGCAGACGGACACATGGTATATAGTTACTTTTACGTGATCCAGTAGTACAGAAAAACACTCAATGCAGAGGATGAAATTACAAACAATCTTCAGTTCAGGATTAAACTGTATTATCCAAAGCTACCGTGATTTGGAAGGGTATAATCAAGCAACCAGAGCCTCCTTATTTGTCACATTTCTTGGATGGATCAATTGATGGTGATGCCTCAATATCAATCGGGAAATGGGACATGCCAGCCTAGCAATTATGTGGTGCCAGTGTCGAGAAAGCAATATTTTGAGTGGCTGTGTTTCCCaggctttttcctttttccactTTAGTTCTCTTCCAGTGGTGGAATAATAGTTTCTTTGGTACTGTGTTTGTAACt is drawn from Populus nigra chromosome 5, ddPopNigr1.1, whole genome shotgun sequence and contains these coding sequences:
- the LOC133694778 gene encoding probable carotenoid cleavage dioxygenase 4, chloroplastic codes for the protein MDASSSSFLSAIQASKLLTGAVAMAIPKSAVTTTPSFLSRHPPPLIVSSVRIEEKTHNSITRPTTSRTSRPASSTTALPAATKSSTTRKSPANDRRVVEPNQPTMMFNVLEDVINNFIDPPLRPSVDPRYVLSDNFAPVDELPPTECEVIQGSLPSCLDGAYIRNGPNPQYLPRGPYHLFDGDGMLHSIRISQGKATLCSRYVKTYKYTLERDAGAPLLPNVFSGFNGLAASAARGALSAVRILAGQFNPANGIGLANTSLAYFGNRLYALGESDLPYAVRLTSNGDIETLGRHDFDGKLLMSMTAHPKTDLETGEAFAFRYGPVPPFLTYFHFDKNGNKQPDVPIFSMTRPSFLHDFGISSKYAIFADIQIGMNPMEMIFGGGSPVGSDPAKVPRLGIIPRYAKDESEMKWFDVPGFNVIHAINAWDEEDAIVMLAPNILSVEHTLERMDLIHALVEKVRIDLKTGIVTRNPVSARNLDFGVINPAYLGKKNRFVYAAIGDPMPKISGVVKLDVSKGERQECTVASRIYGPRCYGGEPFFVAREPENPEAEEDDGYVVSYVHDEMAGESKFLVMDARSPDLDIVAAVKLPRRVPYGFHGLFVKESDLKNL